GGGCAAGCTCAAGGGCGAGAACGGCGAGACCATCTACACCGGCGATCAGCTCGAGCCCTACCGCAAGCACATCCAGAATGGGATGTTCCACGGCTTCGACTTCGACTCGACGATGCTGCGCATCGCGTCGATGAACCTGATGCTCCACGGCGTCGACAACCCCGACATCCACTACCAGGACACGCTCTCCAACTCGTTCCCGGAGAAGTTTCCGACCCAGGCGACGGCTGGATTCGACGTAGTTCTCGCCAATCCGCCGTTCAAGGGCAGTCTCGACGCGGGCGACGTCCACCCGACGCTGACGCAGTCAGTGAAGACAAAGAAGACCGAGCTACTGTTCGTCGCGCTCATCTTGCGCATGCTGAAGAACGGTGGCCGCAGCGCCACCATCGTGCCGGACGGCGTGCTCTTCGGCTCGTCGAAGGCCCACAAGGCGCTGCGCAAGATGCTCGTCAAGGACAACCAGCTCGAGGCGGTCATCTCGCTGCCCTCGGGTGTGTTCAAGCCGTACGCCGGGGTGTCGACGGCCATCCTCGTGTTCACGCGGGGCGGCAAGACCGACCACGTCTTCTTCTACGACTTGGAGGCCGACGGTTACTCGCTCGACGACAAGCGCGACCCGATCAAAGACAACGACCTGCCCGATGCTCTCGCGCGCTGGCGCAAGCGGAGCGCGAAGAAGGATGCGGACCGTACCGCCAAGCACTTCATGGTGCCGGTGAAGGAGATCGCGGCAAAGGGCTTCGACCTCTCCATCAACCGGTACAAGGAGGCCAATCACGAAGAGATCACCTACGACCCGCCGAAGAAGATCATTGCGAGGCTCAGGAAGATCGAGGCCGAGATCGCGAAGGACTTGAGCCAGCTGGAGGGGATGCTGTGACGGCGCTGGTCCAACTCGGCGACGTGATCGATGTGGCATCGGGACAGATCGACCCGAGAGAAGAACCGTACTGTGACATGCCACACGTTGGAGGCGACAACATTAAGTCGGGGACCGGCGAGCTCTTCAATCTTCGTACCGCGCGCGAGCTCAACCTCATCAGCGGCAAGTACGTCTTCGGACCGGACGATGTGCTGTACTCCAAGATTCGTCCAGCGCTGAACAAGGTTGCACTGCCAGATTTCGAGGGCATCTGCAGCGCGGACATGTATCCCCTCCGACCGCACCCAGAGCGGATGCACCGTCGCTTCCTCGCGTACCTCCTGCGGCATGACCAGTTTCTATCGTTTGCCGCCAAACACTCCAGTCGAACCAACATTCCGAAGCTGAATAGGCCCGCGCTGTTGTCGTTCGAGTTCCGGCTGCCGCCGCTCCCCGAGCAGCGCCGCATCGCCGAGATCCTCGACAAGGCCGATGCCATTCGCCGCAAGCGCAAGGAAGCCATCGCCCTCACCGAAGACCTGCTCCGCTCGGCGTTCCTGGAGATGGTGGGGCCATGCGCCAAGACCTACGACACATGGCCCGAGGCGTCGTTCGAGAGCCTCGCAGTGCCTGAGAAGGGCTCCATGCGCACGGGGCCGTTTGGCAGTGACCTGAAACACTCGGAGTTCGTGGATGAAGGAGTCGCCGTCCTCGGAATCGACAATGCGGTGCAGAACCGGTTCGCTTGGGGAGAACGACGCTTCATCACCCAGAAGAAGTACGAACGGCTGACCCGGTACACGGTGCGCCCTCACGACGTCATCGTGACCATTATGGGAACGACTGGGAGGTCGGCCGTCGTGCCTGCCGATATCCCGCTCGCAATCACGACCAAGCACCTGGCCACCATCACCCTGAATCGAGATGTTGCGGAGCCAGAGTTCGTCGCTCAGGCAATTCATCGACACCCCGCCATCCTCGCCCAGATTCACCAAGCGAATCGTGGAGCGATCATGAGTGGGCTCAATCTGGGGCTCATCAAGTCGCTGGTCGTTCGCCTCCCGCCCATCGAGATACAGCGAGCCTTTGGCGCGTTTACGAAGCGCCTCCGCGACAGTTTGGAGAACCAGGAAGCCGCGAGAAGCGAGAGCGAGGACCTTTTCGGGTCGCTGGTAGGACGAGCGTTTTCGGGCAAACTTGGTGCACCAGGGACGGGGGCGTCCACAGCATCGACGAAGGCGAGGACAGCGTCATGATCCACCGCCTTGAGCTCGAGAACTTCAAGGGCATCGCCGGGCGGCAGCGCATCGACTTCGGCGCGCTAACTCTGCTTTTCGGCGCCAACAGTGCCGGCAAGAGCACCGTGCTCCAGGCCTTGCTCTACCTGCACGAAGTGCTGGAGCGCGGCATCGCGGACGTCGACCGCACGGAGCTCGGCGGCACCGTGCTCGAGCTCGGCGGTTTCGCCCGGCTGGTACATCGCCACGAGATGACCCGTGCCGTCGTGCTGCGCGCCGAGTTCGCTACCGCCGGCGGACTCGATCGGCTCGGCCGAGAGCTTCCCGACTTCCCGTTCCCTGACCTCGACGACGACATCGAGGCCGCGTGGCTGGAGCTAACCATTCGCCACCGAACGACCGCCGCCTTAACCGGCGCCGTCGTGGAGCGGGCGGTCATCGGCGTCGCCGGCGATTCGGAGCCCCTGGTCTGGCTCGAGCTCGGCGCCTCGCTGCGAGAGGGCGAGCCCCTCAACGTCCGCGTGAACCTGGGCCATCCCTTGCTCGCCACCGAGACCCGCGAGCTCGAGGGAGCGATGGTCACCGAGGCCGACGGCTCCAAGCATCCGCTCACTGCCCAACACGCCCCAGCGGACCTGACCGAGGCGTGGGAGCAAATTGCGGTCCCCGAAGCCCCCGTGCGCGACGACGGCTCGGTGTCTCGCTCCGGCAGCGGGGCCCGTACACACAGCACGTCAGGCTCCCGGTCAGGGCCGAAGGAGCGCAGCCGTTCGTCGTCAGCCGCCGGCGCAGAGGAGGGCGACGGCTACGGCGGAGGATTCGGCGCAGGCGCTGGCTTGGGTGACGGCTCGGGCTTCGGCGACGGCCGCTCGCTGCCCGTGTTCGCGGTCTCGCGTTCGCGCATGT
This DNA window, taken from Pseudomonadota bacterium, encodes the following:
- a CDS encoding type I restriction-modification system subunit M produces the protein MSTLTTQQKSDIDKLWTEFWTGGITNPLTVIEQISFLMFARLLDVMETTGERRAARTKKPFKGRFDGPNDPRRWKNFKQLPATVTDADLKKGTKGMLQVVRDEVFPHFRKLNGGTTFAEYMADAQLMVQKPSLLVSAVNMIDKLPITEGDAKGDLYEYLLSKLTTAGINGQFRTPRHIIRFMVEMLEPKPTETIGDPACGTAGFLVGVMQYLLETHTSAKGKLKGENGETIYTGDQLEPYRKHIQNGMFHGFDFDSTMLRIASMNLMLHGVDNPDIHYQDTLSNSFPEKFPTQATAGFDVVLANPPFKGSLDAGDVHPTLTQSVKTKKTELLFVALILRMLKNGGRSATIVPDGVLFGSSKAHKALRKMLVKDNQLEAVISLPSGVFKPYAGVSTAILVFTRGGKTDHVFFYDLEADGYSLDDKRDPIKDNDLPDALARWRKRSAKKDADRTAKHFMVPVKEIAAKGFDLSINRYKEANHEEITYDPPKKIIARLRKIEAEIAKDLSQLEGML
- a CDS encoding AAA family ATPase, encoding MIHRLELENFKGIAGRQRIDFGALTLLFGANSAGKSTVLQALLYLHEVLERGIADVDRTELGGTVLELGGFARLVHRHEMTRAVVLRAEFATAGGLDRLGRELPDFPFPDLDDDIEAAWLELTIRHRTTAALTGAVVERAVIGVAGDSEPLVWLELGASLREGEPLNVRVNLGHPLLATETRELEGAMVTEADGSKHPLTAQHAPADLTEAWEQIAVPEAPVRDDGSVSRSGSGARTHSTSGSRSGPKERSRSSSAAGAEEGDGYGGGFGAGAGLGDGSGFGDGRSLPVFAVSRSRMSALPPLGEPLRVIPFGDEDADVATTVAQVRTFLEMVVLGTVSQLAEALRDALYIGPLRALPPRGFLYERVGRITSWADGLAAWDLLLADRSTLVEDTNKWLTRLGAGCQIVVQQLYDSAASAEELTDGHVDKTARRLLLDTGAGSLVLPSEVGAGVSQVIPVVVAALRREAGLALVEQPEIHVHPAMQVGLGDLLIDAATRDGARRTFLIETHSEHLILRLLRRIRETTEGELGDDAPKFSPDKLSVIYVENTPDGVNIRRLRVDQLGEFKDRWPKGFFAERMGELL
- a CDS encoding restriction endonuclease subunit S translates to MTALVQLGDVIDVASGQIDPREEPYCDMPHVGGDNIKSGTGELFNLRTARELNLISGKYVFGPDDVLYSKIRPALNKVALPDFEGICSADMYPLRPHPERMHRRFLAYLLRHDQFLSFAAKHSSRTNIPKLNRPALLSFEFRLPPLPEQRRIAEILDKADAIRRKRKEAIALTEDLLRSAFLEMVGPCAKTYDTWPEASFESLAVPEKGSMRTGPFGSDLKHSEFVDEGVAVLGIDNAVQNRFAWGERRFITQKKYERLTRYTVRPHDVIVTIMGTTGRSAVVPADIPLAITTKHLATITLNRDVAEPEFVAQAIHRHPAILAQIHQANRGAIMSGLNLGLIKSLVVRLPPIEIQRAFGAFTKRLRDSLENQEAARSESEDLFGSLVGRAFSGKLGAPGTGASTASTKARTAS